The window CTGTGGTGTGGCCTGATTCTAATAGCACTTGTTCCTCAGCAAGGGCAAGACCACGCTTCTCAAGCACATTGCCAACCGAGCCTTGAGCATTCCACCCAATATTGATGTGCTGCTATGTGAGCAGGGTGAGACCAGGAGGCGGGAAAGGGACTTGGTGGAAAGGTGAACCTGAGGGGTCTTGGGGCAGCTGGTATAGAAGAGCCAGCCAGCAGTAGAAAGAATTGTGGTTATATGTTTGGAAAGGGTGTAAGAGAGACTAGACCTGAAAAGGAATGCTAAGGAAAGGGTGAGAATAAATGAGGgacttgagaattttttttttaaataagtgcaAGGGGTGGGCAGGGTCAGGCAACAAGAAATGGAACtgaagaggagaggaaaaaggaTGCTTGGCCCTTGGACGGCCTGACTACTTTTCCTCTGTCCCCCAGAGGTGGTAGCTGATGAGACACCAGCAGTTCAGGCCGTGCTTCGAGCTGACACCAAGCGATTGAAGCTGCTGGAAGAGGAGCGACGGCTTCAGGGGCAGCTGGAGCAGGGGGATGATACAGCTGCTGAGAGGCTAGAGAAGGTAAAGGAGATGGCACAGGGGACACCATTTCAGACTCAGGGATTCCTGGGACCCTCTAACATGTGTCTTCTCCCTCCCCCCAGGTGTATGAGGAATTGCGGGCTACAGGGGCAGCAGCTGCAGAGGCCAAGGCACGGCGGATCCTGGCTGGTCTGGGATTTGACCCTGAAATGCAGAATCGGCCAACCCAGAAGTTCTCAGGGGGTTGGCGTATGCGTGTCTCCCTGGCCAGGTAGGCCACCACCTCTCCCCTCTTCTTTACAGTCCTAAACCACCAtagctatttctctttttattcttctaaGGCCAAGTTTGAGATCAACTTGTCTCCCTTACTGTCTGTGTTTTGTGAACTCTGCCTGGTAGTGCGTTCTTGTTGATATCTGCCCAGAAATTTTTCTGAGGAGAGGTGGGGGAACAGCATTCATTCATAGACTTGGTTTCCACCAACCTGAGGATTTTTCTCCCCTCTCACCTACACTCTGCTGCCCCACCCAATAGGGCACTGTTCATGGAGCCCACCCTGCTGATGTTGGATGAGCCCACCAACCACCTGGACCTCAATGCTGTCATCTGGCTCAATAAGTGAGTTGCCTTTGATTATAGTCTTTGCATTGTTGGTTTCCATTCGATGAgttcttccccttctcttcctgaCCTCACTTCCTTTAGCTGTTTTCCCGTGTTCTTGGCAGCTCTTGCTCAAGTTTGCCCCCTTTCGGTTCCATCTCCCATTGCCTGTTTGCTTCCTCGAACTTTGCTCTAACTTGACCATTATGACACTTCTTCTCTAAAATTCAGCTACCTCCAGGGCTGGCGGAAGACACTGCTGATTGTGTCCCATGACCAGGGCTTCCTGGATGATGTCTGCACCGATATCATCCATCTTGATGCCCAACGGCTCTTTTACTATAGGGGCAATTACAGTAAGTGGGATCATTTGTGGGCAGAGGAAAGGCCCAATGGGACATGGTGATAAGCTAAATTGTTTCAGAATTCAGACTGATCCCACCTGCCCAGATTCTCCCTCACCAGTTACTGGTTGTCTCTTGGGGAGTGGGGCCACTGCTGATACCCATTCTGCATTTCTGCCCCAGTGACATTCAAGAAGATGTACCAGCAGAAGCAGAAGGAACTGCTGAAGCAGTATGAGAAGCAGGAGAAAAAGCTGAAGGAGCTAAAGGCGGGTGGCAAGTCCACCAAGCAGGCAGTAAGCCCCTGGGGGATTTTATGGGTTGGGGAGCCTCTTTATTGCATGAGAATGGGGCAAGTGGAGGACTTTGTATCACCAATCTACTTGTCAGGGATTGCTGTGAAGGGTGCGGAtttctcccctttccctccctccccaggaaaagcaaacaaaggaaGCTCTGACTCGAAAGCAGCAGAAATGCCGACGAAAGAACCAGGATGAGGAATCCCAGGAGGCTCCTGAGCTCTTAAAGCGCCCCAAGGAATACACTGTGCGCTTTACTTTCCCCAACCCCCCACCGCTCAGCCCTCCTGTACTGGGTCTGCACGGTAAGTGGACACAGGCTGAGTAGTAAAGGGCAGAAATGTTTGCACCTCCAAAGTCCTCCACCAAGTATGAGACCCAGGCCAAAAAGGCCCAAGGCCAGGACTTTTAGGAGAACCTTTGGGGTggctctgaaaaagaaataaggtgCTGGTTTTCCTGGCTTTCAGGTGTGACGTTTGGCTATGAGGGACAGAAAGCACTCTTTAAGAACCTGGACTTTGGCATTGACATGGAATCAAGAAGTAAGTTGGGGTGTTTGGTGACTCAGCTCAGGGTATGGAGGGAAGAGTTTCTGAGGTCATTCTTGTCTGACTGCCCATCTTCTTTGCAGTCTGTATTGTGGGCCCTAATGGCGTGGGGAAGAGCACCCTGCTTTTGCTGCTGACAGGCAAACTGACACCGGTGAGTTCTGGAGCTAGGATGGGGGGAGGAGTGTGATGGGAGGGCATGAGACTAGTGTGAGAACAAACCTGTTCACCAGAGGCCTGGAACCAGGGCACCCCCTTTGTAACAGGAAGTCATCAGAGATGATCCATTTCCCTAAGGGAGGCTATAAGAAGGAGAACAGTTTAAATCTGTTCAATGGGGAAAGCTACGAGTATTGGGATAGGACTACAGGCTATCTCCCATCCCACCCACAGGTGTTTGGGCTGTACAGGAAATGAATGTCCGTTATAGAACAATTAGAAATTGCATAAGGTAATGGAAGAATCTAGAGATAGCCAGTATTAATGTTTTGGTGGATAGCCTTCTCCGTTTTTTCCTATGCCAAGTGTGCAAAGTTTGTTTacctcccaccaaaaaaaaagggaCTATGATAGGAGTTGTTGTGTAACCACCTATTTTCCAGGTAGCATCCCTGAAGCATTTTTCCATGCCAGTAATTATACATATACATTCATTTTATGTGGATCTATCATAATTTATCTCATTTagattatttcagatttttcactAAAAGGGCAATACTGTAGTAAATATTCTTGTACGTTTTTATTAATTTAACCAGtttttccttaggataaattgtTTTTAGGATTTTTGTTATGTGTCACCATATAGTGCTTTAGAAAGGCAACGCTCCTGTGAGGTGTTGAGAAGGCCCGTTTCTTCCTGCCCACAAAAAAATCTCTAGAAAGGTGTTATTAGGTCCTCCCAAAGACTGTGTTTTTTTTAGAGctgttgcaggtttacagaaacattGTGCAGAAAGTATAGAGTTCTCATATATCCCCCACCCCACAAACTCTTTTAATGCTCCATTTGAGGCAGAGCACTGAAAGTATGCTGTTCATAAGTCCGGCTGTATGGGACATGGGTGTTCTTTCACTATGGTCAGTCTTCTCCTGGTTCTGAATCTGTCTTTTTATCTCCTCTCCTTTGATCTTCTCCTACTCCACTGTTGCCCTTTGCTCTTTTAATTTCCTGAGTGTGCCTGGGTGGACATCCATGTTCCCTTTCTTGTACTTTAACCCAATTCTGGTATTTGTCTCCTTTTGCCTTACTCCTCTtatcttttgctttttccttgcAGACCCGTGGGGAAATGAGAAAGAACCACCGGCTGGTAAGTTGGCTTTGGGAATTAAAGAATACGAATCTGATAGAAGAAGTATGACTTTCACTGACCACATCCCTCTCCTCTTGGGCAGAAAATTGGCTTCTTTAACCAGCAATATGCAGAGCAGCTGCGCATGGAAGAGACGCCTACTGAGTACCTGCAGCGGGGCTTCAACCTGCCCTATCAGGATGCCCGAAAGTGCCTAGGCCGCTTTGGCCTTGAGAGTCACGCCCACACCATCCAGATCTGCAAACTCTCTGGTACCACTGTTGAGGGGTTGGGGTAAGGGGGCACTCTCCTTATCATCATATCCACAAACTacctagagacagaaaggaagagCAAGCAGGAATTGGGGACCTTAGTATGCAAAacgcacatatacacacacactcagccTTCACCTTCAGAAGTATAAGGCTGTAGAAGTTGTGATggacctccttctcctttgctccaGGTGGGCAGAAAGCCCGGGTTGTGTTTGCAGAGCTGGCCTGTCGGGAGCCTGATGTCCTTATCTTGGTGAGAGATCTGTGTTGTGGGAGAGGGAATGAGGGTAACATTCATGATTGGTACGAATTCTGAGTGCCGAGACATGGAGTTCCTCTTTTTCGTAGGACGAGCCAACTAATAATTTGGACATAGAGTCTATTGATGCTCTGGGGGAGGCCATCAATGAATACAAGGGTGGTAAGTCAGCTCAAGACATGTCCTCCTCTTTCCCTTGAGGACCAAACTGCCGTATCTTTCAGCCACTTCTcctttttttcatgttcttgattGCTTTTTTCCTCCGTTCTCCCTCCCCTCCATTCTTGCCATATTTCTTCAAAGCTGTGATTGTCGTCAGTCATGATGCCCGACTCATCACAGAAACCAACTGCCAGCTGTGGGTGGTGGAGGAGCAAAGTGTTAGCCAAATCGATGGTGACTTCGAGGACTACAAGCGGGAAGTGTTGGAAGCCCTGGGTGAAGTCATGGTTAACCGACCCCGAGAGTGAACTTTCCTTCCTGGAAGACACCAAGAGGTCAACTTTCGTGGTCTAGAAGTCTCCTGCTGTCTCCTTTCACTACTCGGCAACTGATCCAGTAATCACTCGGGCATGTGAAGCAGAGAAAGGTCTTGATGCAACCAGGAGACCACTTTGATCTATTGCATTTCTCTGCAAGACTTCTCCATTGTGCTTTTCTTCAAATACTGAGCTGCCTTTATCCTTGACCACCTTCTATACTGAAGGTGACCTTCATTATTATGGGGTTCCATCAGTCAAGCCTGATGTGACCTTGAAGTCCCCTGATGTTTCCCTTTATTCCTCAGAAGCCTCTCTCTGGTCTAACTTAACACTTCAGACCCAGCTGCATCCTTGGTTTCGGAGTGGTGCAGTTCTTTTCTGGTGGATTTAATACTGATTTACTGATACAAACAGCTGTTGTAGCTCAGAGCTGAAAACGAGTTTCTGAGGCTTGTGCTGTCACTCAGTCAGGATTTGGTGTTTGCTTCTCATCTGGTTGAGGACTTGAGGGTAGGAAAGGAATGCTGCTGAACTTAAACCTCCCTTTATAGGtaaaggaataaaggaaaggTTGTGCTGCCACCCAGTTTCTCTTTGGAGATTTGTGGGAGCTAAAACTTCTCActtgtgctttgctttatttgCTTTCATAGCAGCGTTTGGCGTCCCTCTTCCCCACTAATACAGATGGATCTGATTTGCAGCCTTACTGCACTTTAGGTGGTGCTTGCTGTTTAAgcatcctccctcccttcccccaaccctccgatgaagagaagggaaagtgaTTCTGCTCCCTCTTGGACACTTGAGCCTGTCCTGAATGAGGAGTTGCTTTGCCCTAAGGTCAAAGACCTGACTACTTATCCTCTCAGAAGTGATGAGACCAACCATCCAACATGCTTTGTACTGTGTGacacacagaaaggaaaaagacaatgtCAGCCTTCATATTATTCTGAGTAGAGAAGACTTGAGAAATAAAACATGAGTTTAACGTGTAATCTAATTAATTGCTAAATGGATGGTATTTTAGATCTAAATTGCCACTTGTTCAAAGAAGGGAAAGATTGTTCAGAGCTTGGTTGTTTGGCTGAACATTTGAgggtgaaccttgaaaaataACCTTGAACAGGCAGTTTTTCAAAACTAGGTAAAGGCTAGCTTTAAAGAGCAGATTTAAGActtggaaggaaggaaaacaagacTATTGGAAAGTAAGAGGGAGTGTGGCTGCATTTGTTACTGGGTTGGAGAGATAGGTTTGGAAAGTAAAGTAGAAGCCATTGGTAATGTTTTTAGGTAGTAATGTGTGAGGTGGACTGTAAACTTAATGGACTTAACTTCTGTTACAGggataactttttttaatttagaaaaattgtggatttgcagaaaaatcatgtagaaaatatagAGCAACTAAATCTTGAATTCAGGTAGTAGATTTAGGGatggagaagaaaagacaaagatttAGCTGTGGAAGTTGGGGAGAGAGAGTGATCAGGAAATGTAGCCAGTCCTGGGGGCAACATGAAGAGCTATTCAGTTAAAACTTCTTGAGTTTGGACATCTAATTGGGAAGTTATTTTCTGACATAAATATACTGGACTTCAAGTACAAGGTTTATATCTGGAAGTGCAGGTTCGGTGTGGACATTGTTTGAAAGGCACCCATCTTAATAAACTTGAGGGAAAACACATTGGGATCTTGGTTGGGCATCTGAAAAGTAATTTAATTTTCACTATTCTGTAAAGTAGATCAATCACAGAACAGTTGGAACCCCACTTTGGGTCTACTTTCTAATTGTGTGAGTTTGGACAAACTATTCAGTCTCTTAGTACTTGTtacctttattttaaagatgataaATAGTACCTCCCTTATAGGGGATTGGATGTATACTTACTTGTAAATTGCTTAacgttcttttatttttgttgtttgtattttatGTTATACCCAGTTCATTAGTCTATAGAAGATGATTCATAAAATATACaggaatattatttataaaaggaatgccaaattttgtatttcaaagtttttgattactatttTCACTATAGGTATTTTAGATGTTCCAGGTACTTCCATCCACGTGCACAAATTTTATTTCTCCCCTCACAATGTACATAATATGTAATGGAATTAATGACTTATCTATATATGTGCAAAAGGATGTTGGGGGGAGAAAAGCATAGAAGTGGAATGCAGAAGGAAAGATgagaacatatttatatattacagtTCATAGGCAAATCAAAGCCTGAAAAAAGATGGAATTTCATCAACAGAATTAAATCTTTTTAGTCAAACTGAACTTTACCTACAAATCATGCACACAGGCAGTAGTACATAAGCActatagaaatgttttaaaaagtcatgattcttctccacacctttacAAGCCTGTGAAGGAGTGGGACTGCCATGCCAGCCCTTGTTTAGCTGATTCCAGTGTCCTGGTTTTTTCTCGTAATCTCAAAAATTTGGACAAGATGACCAAAGTATGAGTCCCATCCAGGAAGGGGCCATGTTTTAGGAACACAAGAGGTATTTTAGTCAAGACTACCAGTActacagtgaaaataaaaattgagaccAGGAAACAAGCACTGTGGCCACACTGGATTCAAAGGAGGCCTGAAATGTAAGAAGTGGTTGTCTTGTGTGGCCAGTGCTGAATATAAACAATTGAGACAGTTGGAAGTGGTGGTTCTACAGCAGCATCGGCATCGCCTGGGAATTTGTTAAAAGTGCAAGGACAGGAATTCTGCTGTTTTTGTCAAATAGAGCCAGTAAGGGTATAGGCTGAATGAAGGCAGGAGCAGAACTTAGGGGGGTTTGGCAAGAAAGACGGTAGCCAAGTTGGAGAAGGGAAGGGCTTTTTGGTTTGTCTTAGGATCTCCATGTGTTTTAAGGAAGCAAAGATAACTGGTATAAGAAtggaaaagtaaatttaaaatatgattatagATTGTAAAAAGtggtataaggaaaaaaaaatggtgccaggagagaaaaagggagagttCTTTTAGATTGGAAAAGGCTTCCCAAGGGAAGTAGCATTAAAGCCGATGGCTGATGGATGAGAAAGAACCATCTAGATGAGTGAGAAGATGCCTTCAGGGAAGGGACCAGCATGTGCAATGGCCTTGAAACTGGATAGACTTTTACATTTTCAAGGAATATGGCTTGAGCAAAGCCTGGTACCCATACCGTTTATACCCTTGATAGAGATGGGACATAATTCTAAGAGGAGTAGAGGACTGTTTTTGGTGTTTAAGAGTTGATCTGGATTTTCACGTTTACAAGATTGCTCTGGTTGCTGTTAGAGAATAGGGGGTAGAAGGAAAGGGGATCAGGAAATCAGGCTTTTTCTTGGAAGGATGGAGAGtcccttcttccatcctttcaagaaaaaaggaaaataatgtagaTTGGGATCCCTTTTCAGGTGAGGAAGAGAAATGACACATTGAATGGGGCTTATTTCTCAGCTGCCAGAGAATCAAGAAGACTTAGAAAGTTTTGCAGCAGTGTTGaactaatgctaaatatttaTACCGGGCCAACATAGGATATTGTGACTTGTCAGCATTATTTTTGCTGTATTAGGAAGCAGAAATTGAGTGATAGTTCGGAATTTGAGGTTGATCTGGCATTATGGGGAATGATAGATGGAAAAAGAACATCTAAAGTCTAAAGGGTGTGTTGGGAGTGGGGGGAGAgtagaaaaggggaaagagtagtAGGCCAATTGaaacaggagggagggaggtgcctgCAAGGGTTCAGTGGAGAAACAGGCCTCAATGGAAATGGAGAAATAGATGAGATGCTCATTTTTGGCcccagcaaaaaggaaaaaaatatttttctatatgagGGCCATgtgaataatttgaaagaaaatgactgcacttttttttttgtatgctatatgacaAGACCACATTTCCTTCTTGTTCCATGCAAGTATGacattgttgcagcaccatttgttgaattttttgttttgtttgcttgcttgatttggggagtgcatggacggggATTCAAACCCTTTTCTCCCACATGGAGAAAAGGGCAagtgagaagtctaccactgaactacctttgcacccctgaACTCGTTTTTATAGTAACAGAGAAAActtgtttttaaagtttcttgTGGCCTGTTGCAGGGGAGAGAGTGAGAAGCAGGCAGCAGAAAGAACAAGAGGGAAACACAAGGTGACCCAGTAGATTGTGTGacatgttcatttgttttttttcatgtgagcTGTGTTCACTGGTATTTCACCACTTAATTTGGTCCATAGAGAACATCCTCTCCTCAGGTCTTCTTTTCCTAGTGTACAGAGAAATAGGCTGACTGACTTGAACGACACCCACAAGAGGTGGTTGGCAAAGAGGATAAAATGAGCCCCATTGGCCTTTAATGCAAATGTAGTAAAAAGTGGCTTATCAAGTGTGAGAACTTGTTGCCCTCATGTGGCCACTGCTGGAAATAGCAGCCAAATCGCTTGAGTTAACAAGGCAGGGGTTCTGTTCAGACCAACAGCCTCAAAACTGAGAACTTAATAGAAAGAAGCACATACTCTTGGGACCCAACTCACTCAGAAAATAATGCTggcacccccccacacacccccatGATCCTGATGCACACTAAATTAAAGTTGGAAAGTCTGTTCTCAAACAACTCATACCCCAACATTCCCACCCTTACTGCCTTCCATacattacacacacaaaaaatgctaTATGCTTATAATTTCTAGTTTTAAGAATAACAGAACATCCTATTTAAAGTTAATCCCAACCTTCCATGTTCTGGTATACCATCACCTAGATCCTTCACTTAATATCTTTATAATCTTGACTTCACTTTCAGCAACAGGTCTGTTACTTTCCTCTCTACAGAGCTACTTTTTGGGGAATAGTCTGTAATAGTCTCCCTGTTCTTGCCTCTTGCTTTCTCAATCTGCTCTTAAAATCAACTAGtgacctttgttttcttctagagcTGTCACAAGTCTTTCCTTCCACCCCCCTCCACTCAAATTATCCCCTAAGCAGCTTCATAGAATGGGAAGTTCAAGTGGAAATGCAATGCAGACACCAATCCTGCAGCTCCAGCACTCCAGAGCTTCACTGGCTTTACCTCACACCCTTTATTTAGCATTTTGTCTGCTTTTCAAAGCATTCCTGTAACTGAAAGGTAAATCTTAGTCCAAAGGGCCAAAAAACAAGTACCACAGAGGTATTAATGTACCTAAAACAGCTGGA is drawn from Tamandua tetradactyla isolate mTamTet1 chromosome 5, mTamTet1.pri, whole genome shotgun sequence and contains these coding sequences:
- the ABCF1 gene encoding ATP-binding cassette sub-family F member 1 isoform X3 gives rise to the protein MERLKKLSVPASDEEDEVPALIPRGGKKTKGGNVFAALIQDQSEEEEEEERHSPKPAKPEKNRINKAVCEEQQPGLKGRKGKEEKSKGKAKLQNQFAALDNGEEDEEEEEIKEKEPPKQGKEKAKKAEQGSEEEGEEEEEGASKADDPYAHLSKKEKKKLKKQMEYERQVASLKAANAAENDFSVSQAEVSSRQAMLENASDIKLEKFSISAHGKELFVNADLYIVAGRRYGLVGPNGKGKTTLLKHIANRALSIPPNIDVLLCEQEVVADETPAVQAVLRADTKRLKLLEEERRLQGQLEQGDDTAAERLEKVYEELRATGAAAAEAKARRILAGLGFDPEMQNRPTQKFSGGWRMRVSLARALFMEPTLLMLDEPTNHLDLNAVIWLNNYLQGWRKTLLIVSHDQGFLDDVCTDIIHLDAQRLFYYRGNYMTFKKMYQQKQKELLKQYEKQEKKLKELKAGGKSTKQAEKQTKEALTRKQQKCRRKNQDEESQEAPELLKRPKEYTVRFTFPNPPPLSPPVLGLHGVTFGYEGQKALFKNLDFGIDMESRICIVGPNGVGKSTLLLLLTGKLTPTRGEMRKNHRLKIGFFNQQYAEQLRMEETPTEYLQRGFNLPYQDARKCLGRFGLESHAHTIQICKLSGGQKARVVFAELACREPDVLILDEPTNNLDIESIDALGEAINEYKGAVIVVSHDARLITETNCQLWVVEEQSVSQIDGDFEDYKREVLEALGEVMVNRPRE
- the ABCF1 gene encoding ATP-binding cassette sub-family F member 1 isoform X2 is translated as MRRPGAELTARAWRARLRLGSTLPEAEIAAGAARVVVAVAVMPKGPKQQAPEPEWIGDGESTCPTDKVVKKGKKDKKTKKTFFEELAVEDKQAEEEERVLKEQEQQQQQQQQKKKRDTRKSRRRKDVDDDGEEKELMERLKKLSVPASDEEDEVPALIPRGGKKTKGGNVFAALIQDQSEEEEEEERHSPKPAKPEKNRINKAVCEEQQPGLKGRKGKEEKSKGKAKLQNQFAALDNGEEDEEEEEIKEKEPPKQGKEKAKKAEQGSEEEGEEEEEGASKADDPYAHLSKKEKKKLKKQMEYERQVASLKAANAAENDFSVSQAEVSSRQAMLENASDIKLEKFSISAHGKELFVNADLYIVAGRRYGLVGPNGKGKTTLLKHIANRALSIPPNIDVLLCEQEVVADETPAVQAVLRADTKRLKLLEEERRLQGQLEQGDDTAAERLEKVYEELRATGAAAAEAKARRILAGLGFDPEMQNRPTQKFSGGWRMRVSLARALFMEPTLLMLDEPTNHLDLNAVIWLNNYLQGWRKTLLIVSHDQGFLDDVCTDIIHLDAQRLFYYRGNYMTFKKMYQQKQKELLKQYEKQEKKLKELKAGGKSTKQAEKQTKEALTRKQQKCRRKNQDEESQEAPELLKRPKEYTVRFTFPNPPPLSPPVLGLHGVTFGYEGQKALFKNLDFGIDMESRICIVGPNGVGKSTLLLLLTGKLTPTRGEMRKNHRLKIGFFNQQYAEQLRMEETPTEYLQRGFNLPYQDARKCLGRFGLESHAHTIQICKLSGGQKARVVFAELACREPDVLILDEPTNNLDIESIDALGEAINEYKGAVIVVSHDARLITETNCQLWVVEEQSVSQIDGDFEDYKREVLEALGEVMVNRPRE
- the ABCF1 gene encoding ATP-binding cassette sub-family F member 1 isoform X1: MRRPGAELTARAWRARLRLGSTLPEAEIAAGAARVVVAVAVMPKGPKQQAPEPEWIGDGESTCPTDKVVKKGKKDKKTKKTFFEELAVEDKQAEEEERVLKEQEQQQQQQQQQKKKRDTRKSRRRKDVDDDGEEKELMERLKKLSVPASDEEDEVPALIPRGGKKTKGGNVFAALIQDQSEEEEEEERHSPKPAKPEKNRINKAVCEEQQPGLKGRKGKEEKSKGKAKLQNQFAALDNGEEDEEEEEIKEKEPPKQGKEKAKKAEQGSEEEGEEEEEGASKADDPYAHLSKKEKKKLKKQMEYERQVASLKAANAAENDFSVSQAEVSSRQAMLENASDIKLEKFSISAHGKELFVNADLYIVAGRRYGLVGPNGKGKTTLLKHIANRALSIPPNIDVLLCEQEVVADETPAVQAVLRADTKRLKLLEEERRLQGQLEQGDDTAAERLEKVYEELRATGAAAAEAKARRILAGLGFDPEMQNRPTQKFSGGWRMRVSLARALFMEPTLLMLDEPTNHLDLNAVIWLNNYLQGWRKTLLIVSHDQGFLDDVCTDIIHLDAQRLFYYRGNYMTFKKMYQQKQKELLKQYEKQEKKLKELKAGGKSTKQAEKQTKEALTRKQQKCRRKNQDEESQEAPELLKRPKEYTVRFTFPNPPPLSPPVLGLHGVTFGYEGQKALFKNLDFGIDMESRICIVGPNGVGKSTLLLLLTGKLTPTRGEMRKNHRLKIGFFNQQYAEQLRMEETPTEYLQRGFNLPYQDARKCLGRFGLESHAHTIQICKLSGGQKARVVFAELACREPDVLILDEPTNNLDIESIDALGEAINEYKGAVIVVSHDARLITETNCQLWVVEEQSVSQIDGDFEDYKREVLEALGEVMVNRPRE